The sequence CCCGGGACGGCGCTCGGGGCGGTTTCGCGCGCCCGCCCGCCTGTCCGTCGGCGCCCCCGTCGGAACCGGTCCCCGGGCCGGGGGCCGGAACGCCTGCGGCTCCCGCGCTGGTGCAGCCGCTCGGCCTGGTCGGGGTGGCCGACGGCCTGTTCGCCGCCGTGCTCGCCGCCCGGGCCGGGGTGCTGGTCCCCGCCGGGCGGACGGCGGAGTTCCTCGCGCCCTACCCGGTGGCCGCGCTCGGTGACGCCGGGCTGGCCGAACTGCTGGACCGGCTGGGCCTGCCCACGGTCGGGGCGTTCGCCGCGCTGCCCGCCGAGTCGGTGGCCGACCGCTTCGGCCCGACCGGTGCCACGGCGCACCGGCTGGCCCGGGGGCTGCAGCCGCGCCCGCTGGTGCCGCGCGCCGAGGGGCCGGACCTCTCCGTCGAGCAGCGCTTCGATCCGCCGGAGCCGCTCGCCGAGCCGCTGGTGTTCGTCGCCCGGACCCTGGCCGAGCGGCTGCACCAGCGGCTCGCCGGGGCGGGGCTGACCTGTCAGCGGGTCGCCGTCGAGGTGGTGTGTGCGGACGGCCGGACGGTCGCCCGGCTCTGGCGGCACGAGGGCCGGCTCTCGGCGACGGCGCTCGCCGAACGGGTCCGCTGGCAGCTCCAGGCCTGGCAGAGCGCGGGCACGTTCGACCGCATCGGGGAGAGCCGCGCCGGTGGGAGCCGGGCCGGGGAGAGCCGTCCCGGTGACGACGGCCCCGGAACGGGCCCCGAGGTGGGCGGCTTCACCGCGCTGCGCCTCGTCCCCGACGACCTCACCCCCGACCAGGGCCGCCAACTCGCCCTCTGGGGGCAGGCGGTGGCCGACGACCGGGTGGAGCGCGCGGTGGCCCGGGTGCAGGCGGTGCTCGGGCATGCCGGGCTGCGCCGGATCGAGCCGGCCGGCGGACGGGGGCCGGAGGACCAGGTGGTCCGGGTGCCGTGGGGCGAGCCGTACGACCCGGCGGCGCCCGCCGACGCGCCGTGGCCGGGCCGGGTCGGCGGGCTGCGGGACGTCTGGCCCTCCGTCGTGCACCGGGTCCCGGTGCCGGTGACGGTCCTGGACGCGGACGGGCGGGCGGTGACGGTGGACGGCCGGGCGGGGGTGTCGGCCCGGCCGGCCGTCGTGGCGGTGCGCGGGCGGGAACTGCCGGTGGAGGGCTGGACCGGACCCTGGCCGGCGGTCGAGTACTGGTGGGACCAGGCCCGGGCCCGCCGCCGGGCCCGGTTCCAGGTGACGGTGGCGGACGGGCGGGCGCTGCTGCTCACGGTGGAGGGGGGTGCCTGGTTCGTGGAGGCCGGGTACGACTGACGGCCCGGACGGCCCGGACGACACGGATGGCCCGGAGGACATGGACGACGCGGACGACACGGGCCGTCCGAGCGGGGGGACCGGAGAACGAACGAGAGATCGAAGGCACCACCCCGATGGGATTCACCAGCCATCCCTCCGTCCCCTGGAGCGAGCTGCACCGGCGCATGGCCGCCCGCGCCGGCGGCGATGTGGTGCCGCTGCGCCCGGGCCCGGCCGCGGAGGCCGCCGGCCCCGCGGCTCCCACGCGCCCCGCCGGGCCGGCCGCCCCCGCCGGGCCCCCCTGGGCCGAGCTGCACGTCCACTCCGCCTTCAGCTTCCTGGACGGCGCCAGCGACCCCGAGGCGCTGGTCGCCGAGGCCGCCCGGCTGGAGGTCGAGGCACTCGCGCTCACCGACCACGACGGCCTCTACGGCGTGGTCAGGTTCGCCGAGGCGGCCCGGGGCACGGGCGTGGCGACCGTCTTCGGCGCGGAACTGACGATCCGTCAGGAAGCGGGTGGCGGCGTCGAGCACCTGCTCGTGCTGGCCCGCGACCCGGAGGGCTACCGGCGTCTCTCCGCCGTCATCGGCGCGGCCCAACTCGCGGGCGGGGCCAAGGGGAAACCGGTCTACGACTTCGCCGCCCTGGCCGAGGCGCACGGCGGCCACTGGGCGGTGCTCACCGGATGCCGCCTCGGCCGCGTCCCGGCCGTCCTGGCCGCCACCGGCGCGGCCGGCCCCGGCGCCCTCGTCGTCCCCGACCCCGAACTCGAACTCCGCTCCCTCGTCGAGGCGTTCGGCCACGACAACGTCCACGTCGAACTGATCGACCAGTGGCTGCCCGGCGACGACCTGCGCAACGACGCCCTCGCCGCGCTCGCCGCCCGGCTGGGCCTGGCGACCGTCGCCTCCACCAACGCCCACCACGCGAGCCCCGCCCAGGGCCGCCTCGCCCAGGGTCTGGCCGCCCTGCACGACCGCCGCACTCTCGCCGGGGCGGCGGGCTGGACGCGGGCCGCCGGCACCGCCCACCTGCGCTCCGGCCGCGAGATGGCGGCCCGGCTGGCCCGCTTCCCCGGCGTCCGGGAGGCGACCGTGGACCTCGCCCGCGCCTGTTCCTTCGACTTCGCGACCATGGACCCGGAGCTGCCCGGCTACCCCGTGCCGCCCGGCCGCACCGAGATCGGCCATCTCCGCGCGCTGGTCGCCGAGGGAGGCCCGGCCCGGTTCGGACCGGCGAACGGTCCGGCCCGCCGCCAGCTCGCCCGCGAGCTGGACGTCATCGAGGACCTCGACCTGGCCGGCTACTTCCTGATCGTCCACGACATCGTCGACTTCTGCCGCCGCGAGGACATCTGGTGCCAGGGGCGCGGCTCGGCGGCGAACTCGGCGGTCTGCTTCGCGCTGGGGATCACCGCCGTCGACCCGGTGCACTACAAGCTGCTCTTCGAACGCTTTCTCTCCACCGCCCGGGACGGGCCGCCGGACATCGACCTGGACATCGAGAACCGCCGCCGCGAGGAGGTCATCCAGTACGTCTACCGCCGGTACGGGCGGGAGCACGCCGCCCAGGTGGCCAATGTGATCACCTACCGGCCCCGGCTGGCGCTGCGCGACGCCGCCCGGGTGCTCGGTTACCCGCAGGGCCAGGTCGACGCGTTCAGCCGGCAGGCGGACTTCCGCTCGCCGCCCGGCGAGGACGCCGTCGTTCCCGCCGACGTGCTCTCGCTCGCCGGCCAACTCCACGGACTGCCACGTCACCTGGGCATCCACTCGGGCGGCATGGTGCTCACCCGGGAGCCGATCGCCGAGATCTGCCCGACCGAGTGGGCCCGGATGCCGGGGCGCTCCGTGCTGCAGTGGGACAAGGAGTCGGTGGCCGGGGCCGGCCTGGTCAAGATCGACCTGCTCGGCCTCGGCATGCTCGCCGCGCTGCACGACACCTGCGACCTGGTCGCCCGCCACCACGGCCGGCACTACGACCTGGCGACCATCCCGGACGACGACAAGGGCGTGTACGCGATGCTGCGGCGCGCCGACACGGTCGGGGTCTTCCAGGTCGAGTCGCGTGCCCAGATGGCCACCCTGCCCCGCCTCAAGCCGGACCACTTCTACGACCTGGTGGTGGAGGTGGCGCTGATCCGGCCCGGCCCGATCCAGGGCGGCTCCGTCCACCCGTACCTGCGCCGCCGCGCCGGGGTGGAGCCGGCCGGCTGCCCGCACCCGCTGATGGAGAACGCGCTCGGCAAGACCCTCGGGGTGCCGCTGTTCCAGGAGCAGATGATGCAACTCGCCATCGACTGCGCCGGGTTCACCCCCGCCGAGGCGGACCGGCTGCGCCAGGCGATGGGCGCCAAGCGCTCCCACGAACGGGTCGCCCGGCTGCGCGAACGGCTGCTGGACGGCATGGCCGCGCGCGGCATCCCGCAGGAGGTGGCGGAGGACGTCTATGTGAAGATCGAGGCCTTCTCCAACTACGGCTTCCCGGAGAGCCACGCGATCAGCTTCGCCTACCTGGTGTACGCCAGCGCCTGGCTCAAGTACCACTATCCGGCGGCCTTCACCTGCGCCCTGCTGGCCAACCAGCCGATGGGTTTCTACTCGCCGCTCAGCCTGATCTCGGACGCCCGGCGGCACGGTGTGCGGGTGCGCGGGGTGGACGTCAACGCCAGCGGGCCCGCGCCCACCCTGGAGCCCTACCGGGGGCCGACGCCCGCGCCGCCGCTGACCGCGGGCCTGCCGCAGCCCGCGATCCGGCTCGGGCTGGACACCGTGCGCGGCATCGGCACCGCGCAGGCCGAGGCGATCGCGGCCGGGCGTCCGTACGCGGACCTGGAGGACTTCGCCCGCCGGACCGGCCTGCCGGCGCCGGGACTGGAGGCGCTGGCCGCGGCGGGCGCGTTCGGCTGCTTCGGGCTCGGACGGCGGCAGGCGCTCTGGGCGGCGGGCGCGTTCGCGGGCGTCTCGGCGGACCTCATCCCGGGCACGACGCCCGGCACCGAGGCGCCGGACCTGCCCGCGATGACCCCGATCGAGGAGACCATCGCCGACCTCTGGGCCACCGGGACCTCCGCGAGCAGCCATCCGCTCCAGCATCTGCGTGCCCACCTGGACCGCGGCGGCGCGCTACCGGCGGAGCGGCTCCCGGACGTGCCGGACGGGACGGCGGTGGTGGTCGGCGGCCTGGTCACCCACCGGCAGCGGCCGCCGACGGCGGGCGGGGTGCTCTTCATCAGCCTGGAGGACGAGACCGGGCTGATCAATGTGATCTGCAGCCGACCGGTCTGGGAGTCCCAGCGCCGCACCGCCCTCGACCGGGCCGGACTGCTGGTCCACGGGCACGTCGAACGGGACCGGGGCGCCACCAACCTGGTCGCCACCCGGCTCGCCCCGCTGCGGATCGGGCTGTGAGGGCGCCGGATCGGTTCGTGCCATGATCGTCCCCATGGAATCGACGTCGTCGCCGACCCCACCCCCGATCACCGTCGTTCCCCGGGCCTCCGTCCGGGTGGGGCTGCTGCTCCTGGTGGGCGTGCTCGCGACGGCCGGATGCGGCAGCACCCCGGCGACCGGGGCGGGCGGGGGAGCGCCGGGCCCGGCGCGCAGCATCGGCGACGCGCCCCCCGCGGTGACGCCGGTCCCCGTGGTCACGCAGCCCCTCACGGCCGCGCCGACTCCCGCACCCGCCGCGAGTGCCGGGTCCACCCCGGGGTCCGTCCGGGCGGTGCCGCTGCCGGGTTCCGCGCCGAGTGCCACTCCGGCCCCGCCGCCCGTCTGCTCCTCCGAAGGCGTCGCCCTGACCGTCGGTGAGGCCGATGCCGCGATGGGCCTGCGGGTGCTGCCGGTCCGGTTGACCAACTGCGGCACCCGCCCCTACAGCCTCAACGGCCACCCGGGCGTCCGGGTCCTGGACGCCGAACGCGCCCCGCTCGCCGTCACCGTCAAGCGCGGCTCGGCCGGCATCGCCACCCTGGCGGACTTCGACGCGGCTCCGAAGCCGCTGACCCTGCAGCCGCGCGAGTACGCCGAGTTCCAGCTGGTCTGGCGCAACACCGTGGCCATGGGCGACAAGGCCCCCGACAACGGCCGTTACCTGGAGGTCGCCCCGCTCCCCGGCCGCCCCCGGCTGACCGTCCCGGCCGAGCTCGACCTCGGCACCACCGGCCGGCTCGGCGTCGCCCCGTGGTCCGCGCCCGCGCGGTAGCGCCCAACGCCCCCGCCCGTCCGGCCGGGCCCCAACACCCCCGCCCGCCGGGCGAGACGACGGCACCGGGACAATGACCCCATGTCCGAACAGTACCTCTCGGCGTTCGCGGTCGACGGCGACGCCCTGTTGCGCACGGTCGGCTCCGGCGACGAGGCCCTCGTCCGCTCCGCGCTGGACCGGATCGCCCCGCTGACGGCGGCCGGGCGGCTGCTCCGGGCCACCGATCCCGCCGAGGTGGAGCCCGCCCTGCGGGAGATCGTCGGCGGCCGGCTCCACCCGGCACGCACCGGCGGCTACGGCTGGCTGCTGGAACTCCTGCTGCCCGGGGCCGGGGACCGCCTCGGCGGGGCGACCCTGCCGGGGCGCGGCTGGCACGAACTCACCGGCACCTTCCGGGCCTGGGGGCTGCCGGCCCTCGCCGCGTTGTGGGCGCGCCCCTGGCCGTGGCCGCGCGCCGAGGTGTCCGACGGGGATCCGTGGCCCTTCCCCTGCCTCGCGGCCGGTCCCGAACTCGACCGCGTCCACGGCGAACTGGCCGGATTCGACACCGAACGGATCCACGAGGAGCCGGAACTCCTGCCGGGCGGTGACGAGGACGCGGCCGAGGAGGTCGAGTGGCTGGTCGGCGAACTGCTGCCGGACTGGACGGCGGGTGCCCGGGAGCGGGGGAGCGGGCTGCTGATCCTGCGCGACGGCGGCAAGTGACCGCGCGCGGTTGACCGGCGCGGCGCAGTCGTGGGGGTGCCTGCGCCGCGCCGGGGTTCACGGAGGTCCGTCGGCCGGATCCGACCGGCGGGAGGACCGGCCGGTCAGAAGGCGGGCCGGTCGCCGAGTTCGACGATCCTCAGGTCGCGCACCCGTACGGTGAACCAGACCTCCTGGCTGCCGCCCCCGACCCAGAACTCGGTGAGCCGGACGGAGGCGAAGCCGTACTCCTCCTTGACCTGCTGGACGGACCAGTCCAGCGGGACGTTCTGGGCGCGGAACACCGGATCGGCGTCGTTCTCCTGCGCCCAGGTGTCGAGCCGACGGTCGAGGGCCGGGGTGAGGAAGCGCTTGCGCACCTCGGCCGGCCGCTCGCCACTGGTGCCCAGCACCGCCCGCCGGTACTCCTCGAAGAAGACGACCACCTGGTGCGCGGACGGCGTCCCCGCTCGGACCTGGGCCGACACGACCGCGGCGGCAGGCCCAGGGGGCAGCGCGAACGCGGCCGGGGCGGAGGCGGCCAGGAGGCCGCCGACGGCGAGCAGGGCGACGCAGCCGGCCAGGGTGGTGCGGCTCGGGTTCATTCGCTTCATGGCGGGATTCCATCATTCGCCGACGAACTCCGTATATCGCCGGAACGTGTGGTTTACCCGTCAGGCGGGGTTATTTGACGATTGATCCGCTAAAGCGAGAATCCGCTCGGCCGCCCCTTTCCGGGCGGTCCGGCGAAGGCCTGGGCGATCGGCAGCCAGGCCGTCGCCACCGCGCCGACGGCGGTCAGCGCGAGGTCGTCCCGGTGCCGGCGCTGGGTGACCAGCAGGCAGAAGTCCAGGGCCGGGCCGGCCACCCGGTCCGCCGCCCCCTCCGGCCCCCAGGTCCACAACCCGCCTTCCGGCGCCGTCAGTTCGACCCGCACCGGGGCCTCCGGAGCGGCCAGTCCGTGCACCGTGAACGCGAATCCCAGGGTTCGTACGCCCAGGTGCGCGACGTGCCGCAGCCGGGCGCTCGGCTCCCGGACGGCACCGAGCGCGTCCGCGACGTCCTGTCCGTGCGCCCAGGTCTCCATCAGCCGGGCGGTGGCCATCGACGGGGCCTTCATCGGCGGCCCCAGCCACGGCAGCGCGGTCCCGGCCGGCACCGCCGCGAGGGCCGTCGCGAGCCGCTCCCGGCCTGCCCGCCAGCGGGTCAGCAGCGCGGCCGGCTCCTCGGCGGCCCCGCGCGCGGCGCCGTCCTCGACCGGGTCCGCTCCGGCCGCGAGCAACTCGCCGAAGATCCGGCCGGAGTCCGCGACGAAGGCCCCGGGGTCGCGCGCGGCCAGCTCGGACCAGTCGTCCGTCCAGGCCAGGTGGGCGATCTGATGGGCCACCGTCCAGCCCGCCGCGGGCGTGTCCAGCGCCCAGCCGTCCGGCTCCAGGCCGGCGACGAGCCCGTCCAGCACCTCGCTCTCGGCCCGCAGGTCGGCCAGCAGTCCGGTCAGCACGGACGACTTCCCGGGAACGTTCGGGTCCGTCATGGATCTCCCTCTCGCAAGCTCGGAAACCTGGAACACACCGCGGCGCGCCACCCTTGGTGACCCGCCGGTAACCTCGCGCCCGCACCCTACGCCGCCCGGCGGTCCCGCACCCGGAACTCCACCGAACCCGCGCTCCGCACCCCTCCCCGCGGGCGGGAACCCGTGTGACAATCGCGCGGTGACTGCCGCCCCGACCACCCCGGGCCCGCCGACGGGCGGTGCGCCCGCGCGGCCGGACCTCGCCGCCCGGGCTGCCGAACTGGTCCGGGACGCCGTGCTCGGCGACCTCGCCCGCCGGGTGGTCGCCGACTGCGGCGCCGACGTCGGTCTCGTCGGCGTACCGGACCGGGAACCGGCCGGACCGGGCACCGAGGGGATGGTGCTGCGGCACTGGGCCGGCACCCGGGCGGACCTGCTGCACGACCTCGCCGTACCGGCCGGGACCGGCCTCGGCGGCCGGGCACTGGCCGAGCGGGCGCCCAGCTGGGTGCCCGACTACCGCGCCGCCACCACCATCTCGCACCACTACGACGCCGCCGTGACCGCCGAGGACCTCTACGCGATGCTCACCGTGCCGCTGCTCCACCGGGGCGCGGTGCACGGCGTCGTGTACGCCTCGCTGCGCGCGGTGGTGCCGTTCGGGGACGTCCGGATCGGTGCGGTGACCAGGCTCGCCGAGGCCGCCACCCTGGCCCTGGCCGGGGCCGCGGCCTGGTGCGGGGAAGGGGGCGCGGACCCTTCCCCGCGGAGGGCCGGGCCGCCGCCCGCGCCCGCGGCCCTCACCCGGCGCGAGCACGAGGTGCTCCGCTGGGCGGCGACCGGCCGGACCAACCCGGAGATCGCCGCCCAGCTCGGCCTCACCTGCAACACGGTGACCGGCTACCTGAAGAGCGCGATGCACAAGCTCGGCGTCCGCAACCGCACCGAACTCGCGCTCACCGCCCGTGAGTCCGGGCTGCTGGACTGAACACCTGGCCTGAGAAGCTCAGTTGACGCGGCGCTCGCGCCCCGCCCAGTACGGTTCGCGGAGCCGGAACTTCTGCAGCTTCCCGGTGGTCGTCCGCGGCAGCGACTCCCGGAACTCCACCGAGGTGGGGGACTTGTACCCGGCCAGCCGCTGCTTGCAGTGCGCGATGAGGTCCGCCTCGCCGGCCTCGCTGCCCGGCTTCAGCACCACCAGGGCCTTGACCGTCTCGCCCCATTTGGCGTCCGGCACACCGATCACCGCGGCCTCGGCCACCGCCGGGTGGTCGTAGAGGCAGTCCTCCACCTCGATCGAGGAGACGTTCTCGCCGCCGCTGATGATGACGTCCTTCTTCCGGTCCGAGATGGTCAGATAGCCGTCGGTCAGGGTGCCGCCGTCGCCGGTGTGGAACCAGCCGTCCCGGACCGCTTCGGCGGTGGCCTCCGGCTGCTGCCAGTAGCCCTCCAGGACGACGTTGGAGCGGACCAGCACCTCGCCCTGCTCGTCCACCCGCACCTGGTTGCCGAGGGCGGGGGCGCCGGCCTGCACCAGCTTCTCGGCCCGTCGCTCGGCGGGCAGTTCGTCCCACTCGGCGCGGGTGCGGTTGACCGTCACCACCGGCGAGGTCTCGGTCAGGCCGTAGATCTGCATGAACTCCCAGCCGAGTTCGGACTCCATCCGCTGCACCACCGAGGTGGGCGGCGGTGCGCCGGCCACCACCATCCGCACCCGGTCCCGGCCGGGGACCGGCCCCTCCCACTCGGCCGCCGCGTCGAGCACCATCTGCACCACGGCCGGCGCGCCGCACAGGAAGGTCACGCCGTGCCGCTCGACCCGGCGCAGGATCTCCGCACCGTCGACCTTCCGCAGCACCACGTGCCGCGCGCCGAGCCCGGTGAGCGAGAACGGGAAGCCCCAGCCGTTGGCGTGGAACATCGGCAGGGTGTGCAGGTAGACGTCCCGGTCGCTCGCGCCGAAGTGCAGGGCCATCAGGTTCGCGTTCAGCCAGAGGTTGCGGTGGGTGAGCTGAACACCCTTGGGGCGCGCGGTGGTTCCGCTGGTGTAGTTGACGGTGGCGGTGTCGTTCTCGTCGATCGGGTACCGGCGGGGCGCGTGCTCGAAGTCGTACAGCAGCCGGTCGCTGTCCGCGCCGATCACGAACTTGTGCTTGGCGACCACCCCGGCCAGCGGTTCGGCCAGCTCCGGGTCGACCAGCAGCACCGAGGCGCCGCTCTGCTCGACGATGTACGACACCTCCTCCGCCCGGAGGCGGAAGTTCACCGGCACCAGCACCCGGCCGTGCCCGCTGACCCCGAACATCGAGGTCATCAGGCGCGCCGAGTTGTGCGACACGACCGCCACCCGCTCACCGGGGCCGACCCCGAGCCGGTCCAGCCCGGCGGCCTGCGCCCGGGCCAGCTCGGCCACCCGTCGATAGGTCAGATCGCCCCAGGACTCAGCGGGTTGCGCCGGTTCGTCGACGATGCCGACCCGGTCGCCGTAGACCAGCTCGGCCCGGTCGAGGAAGTCCATCACGGAGAGTGGAATCTGCATGCGCCCACTGTCCTCCGCCCACCGCCCCCTGCACACCCCCGATCGGGGGTGTCACCCGGAAGTGGTCCGGAACGCCCCGGTGGCCGTCCCGGCGGCCGCCTCGGCGCCGGCGATCGCCGCGGCGAGCCGGTCCCGGGTCTCGGCCTGGGCGGCGATCCGGCGTTCCAGCACCGCCAGACGGTCCCGGGCGATCCGCAGCGCGCCGGCCGACGGCGGCCCGAACGCCTCCTGGTCCAGGCAGCCGAGGAACGGCCGGACGTCCTCCAGGGTGAACCCGGCCTCAAGCAGGGAGCGGATGTTGCGCACCCTGGTCACCGCCGACTCCTCGTAGACCCGGTAGCCGTTGGCGGCCCGCCCGGAGCCGATGAGTCCGGCCTGCTCGTAGTGCCGCAGCGCCCGGGCGGTGGTCCCCGTCGCCCGTGCCAGCTCGCCGATCCGCACCCGCGCGGCCCCCGTCCTTCTCCCGGCCGGTCGGACCGCTGCACCGGTCGTCCGGGGCCGCTCGTCCGACCGGGGCGCTCATCCGACCACGGCGCCCCCGTCCACCGGCAAGACTACTCCGGTGACGAAGGAGGCCTGCGGCGCGGCGAGTTGTGTGACGGCCCAGGCCACCTCGGCGGCCTCCCCGATCCGGCCCAGCGGGGTGTGCGCGATCTGCCAGGCGCGCAGTGCCGCCTGCCGCTCGGGGCCGATCCCGGCGTGGTCGGCGATCGGCGTCCCGATCGCGCCGGGCGCCACCGCCACCACCCGGATGCCGCGCGGGGCGAGTTCCACGGCCCAGCTGCGGGTCAGGGTGTCCACGGCCGCCTTGCTCGCGGCGTAGACGGAGTTGCTCGGCCAGCCGCGCAGGCCGACGGCGGTGCTGACGTTGACGACCACGCCCCGGCTGTCGGTGAGCGCGGGCAGCGCGGCCTGGGTCAGCAGGACGGGCGCCGTCAGATTGGTGGCCAGCAGCGCGCCGATGCCCTCCGGGGTGTAGCCGCCGAGTGTCGCGTGCGGGGCGATGCCCGCGTTGTTGACCAGGACGTCCAGTCGGCCGAACCGCTCCAGTGCGGCCCGGACGACGGTCTCCGGGCCGTCCGGCGCCGTGATGTCGGCGACCAGCGGCACGATCCGCCCCGGTGCCCGCTCCGCCGTTCCCGCCAGCGGTTCGGCCCGCCGTCCGACCGCCACCACCCGTGCCCGCGGGTCCTGCTCGGCGAAGGCCAGTGCCGTCGCCCGCCCGATCCCGGTCCCCGCGCCGGTGACCACCACCACCCGTCCGTGCTCCGCCACAGTCCCGCCCGTTCCCGTCGTTCCGTTCATGCCCGCAAGCCTGCGACCCTGACGCCGGTGGCAAGGTCAAGCGCCGTTCCGTGAACGGCGGGGGCCGGGTGGTGGGCGCGAGCCGGAGCCGGGGCTTCCTCTTGCTGAGCCGGCGGCGAACAGGCGGCGAACAGAGGTCGCGGGGGAGGCGCGGCCCCCGTTCCGCTGTTAGGAAGGGCGGCAGGACCGCAAGGACCTCAAGGACATCCGCACGGGGAGAGACACCGATGACCGACCACCTTTCCGACAGCTCCCACAGCTCCCACAGCTCCACCGGCTCCGACGGCCTCTACGAGGCGATCGGGGGTCTCGACGCCCTCCGGAGACTGAGCGAGGCCTTCTACCGGGGCGTGCTCGCCGACCCGCTGCTCGCGCCGGTCTTCGCCGACTTCACGCCCACTCACATCGAGCACGTCGCTGTCTGGCTGGCCGAGATCTTCGGCGGTCCGGAGCGCTTCACCACGGACCTCGGCGGCCACCAGTCCCTGCTCCGCGCCCACCTCGGGCTCGCCATCACCGAGGAGCAGCGCATCCGGTGGATGGAGCTGATGGCGGAGGCCGTGCACAAGGAAC comes from Streptomyces sp. TLI_053 and encodes:
- a CDS encoding group II truncated hemoglobin, with product MTDHLSDSSHSSHSSTGSDGLYEAIGGLDALRRLSEAFYRGVLADPLLAPVFADFTPTHIEHVAVWLAEIFGGPERFTTDLGGHQSLLRAHLGLAITEEQRIRWMELMAEAVHKELPEGELLRRRVLEYFDWGTRIAKDVSASPAGTDLGDPGPTPRWGWEGLK